The DNA segment ACGAGGAGGAGTCCTCCGGCAAGAAGCACGAGGAGGAGTCCTCCGGCAAGAAGCACGAGGAGGAGTCCTCCGGCAAGAAGCACGAGGACAACTCCTACAGCAAGGAGCACGACAAGGAGAGCAAGCACGACGAGCCGCGTGGCGGGGTCCACACGGGCGGCGGAGCGCTTGCGGCCCTGTTCAAGGGTGACGACTGGGACGGGGACAAGGAGAAGGGCGACTCGGACGGCTACCAGTGCAAGGACGAGGAGGGCAAGCACGACGAGGGCAGCAAGCACGACGAGGAGAGCAAGCACGACGAGGAGAGCAAGCACGACGAGGAGAGCAAGCACGACGAGGAGAGCAAGCACGACGAGGAGAGCAAGCACGAGAAGCCGCACGGTGGTGTGCACACCGGTGGCGGAGCGCTTGCGGCCGTGACCAACGGTGACGACTGGGGCGGCGACAAGGACCCGAAGCACGACCCGGACAGCTACCGCAGCAAGGACGAGGGACACGGCGACCACGACAAGGGCTCGTGGAAGGAAGAGGACCACGGCGACGACTCGAGGAAGGGCGACCACGAGAACGACTCGTACGGGGGCGACCACGACAAGGAGTCGTGGGGTGGTGGCGACCACGACGGGCCGCGCGGCGGTATGCACACGGGCGGTGGCGGGCTCGCCTCGTCGGGTGTCACCGCGGGTGGTCTGGCCGTGCTCGGTGCCGCCGGCGCCGGCATGTACGTGATCCGTCGCAGGAAGGCCGCCGGATCCGCGGCGTGACCGATGCCCGATGACATAACCGCTGTGGCCGCCGCACGTGCGCCGTGCGTCGCGGCGGTCCCGCGGGTCGTCCTCCCTGTCCTCCTCGCAATCCTCCGTCCTGCTGTGTCCGCTGCTGTTCCCGAGTGAGGTGGTGCCCCATGGCCGCCGGCTGTCCCTCGTCCCCCGAGAACGACCCGGCCCCTTCCGACACCGGATCCGCGACCTCGCGGCGGATAAGGCGCGCGGCCGCGGTGACGTTCTGGAGCGTGGTCGCCGCCCTGGTTCTGGTGGTGACCCTGCCCGGAGCTCAGGACGGGGCATCCGACGGCGGCGGTGCGCAGCAGGCCTTGCCGGCGGTCGGGTCACACGCTCCGGGGGAGGCCGAGTCCCACGCCCCACCCGGGGCCAGGTCCGACTCGCCGGCCCATCGCCCCGTGGGCAAGCATCTGGCGCGGTCCCGGCCGGTGCGGCTGCTCATCCCCAAGATCTCGGTCGACGCGCCCTTCACCGACCTCGCCATCGGCAGTGCCGGCCGGCTCAACCCCCCGCCGGCCCACAACACCAACCTCGTCGGCTGGTACGCCAAGGGGGCGTCCCCCGGTGAGACGGGCACGTCGATCATCGCCGGCCACGTGGACACGGCCACGTCCGCCGCGGTCTTCGCGAGCCTCAGCGAGCTGCAGAAGGGGGACCGCTTCCAGGTGCTGCGGGCCGACGGGCGCAAGGCGTCCTTCGTGGTCGACAGTGCGGAGACCTTCGACAAGGACACCTTCCCGAGCGAGCGCGTGTACCGGGACACCGCGCGGGCTCAGGTCCGGCTCATCACCTGTGCGGGGGACTACGACCGCCAGGTCAAGGACTACACCGCGAATCTGGTCGTCTTCGCCCACCTCGTCTGAACCGCCGCTACGTTCCGTATCACGGCACTCCGCGCTGACCTCGTGTCTTACAGTGACTGCGACCAGTTCCGGTGACAGAAGCTGTGAGGTAATCGCAAACCATGCCGACCGAGACGTTTGAGTTCCAGGTAGAGGCCCGTCAGCTGCTCCAGCTGATGATCCACTCGGTCTACTCGAACAAGGATGTCTTCCTGCGGGAGCTCGTCTCCAACGCATCCGACGCGCTCGACAAGCTGCGCCTGGAGAAACTGCGGGACGACGCCCTCGACGCCGACGTGTCAGACCTGCACATCGAGATCGACGTCGACAAGGAGGCCCGCACCCTCACGGTGCGGGACAACGGCATCGGGATGTCGTACGACGAGGTGGGCAAGCTCATCGGCACCATCGCCAACTCGGGCACGGCCACCTTCCTCCAGGAACTGAAGGAGGCCAAGGACGCAGCCGGGGCCGAGGGGCTGATCGGCCAGTTCGGCGTCGGCTTCTACTCCGGCTTCATGGCGGCGGACGAGGTGACGCTGGTGACACGGCGGGCCGGCGAGAGCCAGGGCACCCGCTGGACGTCGCGCGGCGAGGCCACGTACACGCTGGAGACGGCCGCCGACGCGCCGCAGGGCACGTCGGTCACGCTCCACCTCAAGGCCGCCGACCCCGAGAACCAGCTCCATGACTACACCTCGCCCTGGAAGATCAGGGAGATCGTCAAGCGGTACTCGGACTTCATCACCTGGCCGATCCGGATGGTCCCGGAGGCTGCCTCCCCGGGCGACGGCGACGGTGAAGGTGACGCGGTCACCGCGCCCGAGCCCGAGACGCTGAACTCCATGAAGGCCCTGTGGGCGCGTTCGCGCGGCGAGGTCTCCGACGACGAGTACCACGAGCTGTACAAGCACATCAGCCACGACTGGCGCGAGCCGCTGGAGACGATCCGGCTGCAGGCGGAGGGCACCTTCGAGTACCAGGCCCTGCTGTTCGTCCCCTCCCACGCCCCGCACGACCTGTTCACGCGCGACTTCAAGCGTGGCGTGCAGCTCTATGTGAAGCGTGTCTTCATCATGGACGACTGCGAGGCGCTGCTGCCGCCGTACCTCCGCTTCGTCAAGGGCGTGGTCGACGCGGCCGACCTCTCGCTGAACGTCTCCCGCGAGATCCTCCAGCAGGACCGGCACATCCGGATGATGCAGCGCCGGCTGACGAAGAAGGTCCTGTCCACGGTCAAGGAGTTCATGACCAAGGACGCCGAACGCTACGCCACCTTCTGGCGGGAGTTCGGCACCGTCGTGAAGGAGGGCCTGCTCACCGACACCGAGAACCGCGACGCCATCCTCGCGGTGTCGTCCTTCGCCACCACCCACGCCGACGACGAGCCGACCACGCTGGCCCAGTACGCCGAGCGGATGAAGGACGGCCAGGACGACATCTACTACATCACCGGCGAGTCCCGGCAGAGCATCGAGAACTCCCCGCACATGGAGGCGTTCCGCGACAAGGGCATCGAGGTCCTGCTGCTCACCGACCCCGTCGACGAGGTGTGGGTCGACGCCGTGGGCGAGTACGAGGGCAAGCGGCTGCGGTCCGTCACCAAGGGTGAGATCGACCTGGCGGCCGAGGGCGACGAGAAGGCCGGCGAGGAGCGCGAGAAGCAGGCCGAGGACTACGCCGCTCTGCTCGGCTGGATGCGGGAGCAACTGGACGAGGACATCAAGGAGGTGCGCCTGTCGGCCCGGCTCACCGTCTCCGCGGCCTGTGTCGTCTCGGACGCGCACGACCTGACGCCGGCCCTGGAGAACATGTACCGGGCGATGGGCCAGGAGGTGCCGCGCACCAAGCGGATCCTGGAGCTCAACCCCGGCCACCCGCTGGTGAAGGGCCTGAACCAGGCGTACAAGGAGCGCGAGGACCGCACCGAGCTCGCCGAGTCCGCCGACCTGCTCCACACACTGGCGGTGCTCGCCGAGGGCGGTCAGCCGAAGGACCCCGCGCGGTTCGTGAAGCTGGTGGCGGACCGGCTGGAGCGCACCCTGTAGGCGGTGCGCCGTAGGCCATGTGGTCGTGTGCGCGGGCCGTTGTCAGTGGCCCGCGCTACCTTCCTTGCAGTCGGCTTCCGGCCCCATTCCTGGAGGATCCATGGCCTCACGTCTCAATCCCTACATCACCTTCGCCGGCGACGCCCGGCAGGCGATGGAGTTCTACAAGGACGTCTTCGGCGGCACCCTGGTGCTCAACAGCTACGGCGAGTTCGGTCAGAAGGACACCCCGATGGCCGACAAGATCATGCACGGCATGCTGGAGGCCCCCAACGGCTTCACCCTGATGGGCGCCGACACCCCGACCGACGACCACCGGCCCGGCAACAACATCTCCGTCAGCCTCAGCGGCGACGACGACGCGGAGCTGCGCGGCTACTGGGAGAAGCTGTCCGACGGCGCCACGGTGACCGTGCCACTGGACAAGCAGATGTGGGGCGACGTCTTCGGCATGTGTACGGACCGCTTCGGCATCACCTGGATGGTCAACATCGCCGGTCAGGCCGGCTGAGCGCGAGCCGGGTCAGCTCCGGCGCGGCTGCCGGTGTCACCGCTCCGTCAGCCACTCGCTCAGCGCGTCGACGAGTCGGTCGAGGGCCGGTTCGTCGACGGAGCGGTCCGTCGTGACAGTCCGGCCGTCGAAGCGGAGCGTGTACTGGAACATGTCCGCCCCCTCCATGTCCCTCGTGAAGTCCGACACTTCGTCCAGCGCCGGATCGCCGAGCAGCGTCCGCAGCTCGGTGAACTCCGCGGTGCCGGTGCGACGGACGGCGCGTTCCCCCTTGTCGTCGGTGTGCACGGTGCCGTCGCCCCGCAGGGCCACCTCCTTGTGCACGCCCGCGTAGCCGCCGGTGACCACCATGGTCACCAGCACCTGATCCGGCCCGGTGACGGGGACCGGAGAGGGACTCCGGGACGTCGAGGGACTCGGGGACGTCGAGGAACTCCGGGACGTCGAAGGCGAGGCCGGGGGAGAGGTCGGCGCCTGCGACACCGGGGGTGATGCCGAGCGCGGCGGTGCGGGCGAGTCGGCGCAGCCGACCAGTCCCAGTACCCCCGCCACGACCAGGACGACCGCCGCACGTCCACCGAACACAGCGCTCCCACCCGTCTGTCGCGTCAACTGAAGTGTCCCTATCACGGAATGGGCGGCTCCGGGACCAGCCCGTGGTCAGTCAGGGGCACGGTGATTTTCAGCCCACCTGTTGACGTACCGCCCAGCAGGGCAGGTACGGGGCGTAGACCACGCGCGGCCAGGGAAAGGAGCTATACGGCAAACCGCGGGGAGTGTCCGTCAGCGCCCGGAGTGTCGGGCCCGCAGCGCTGAGGAGGGGCCAGGCATGGGCGGGCAGCCCTTGTTTCTCGAACCGCGGCTGGAATCGCGGCTGCGCTCGTTGTTGAACGTCCCGGGCCTGTTGCACACGCTCACGGAAGGCCTCGGCTCGCCGTTGAACGTCGTCGTGCCCGACCAACTCACCGACAATCTGCAGCAGTTCCGCTCGGTGTACGGCAGCCACCATCTCTCCGGCCAGGTGTACTTCGCCCACAAGGCCAACCGGTCCAGCGCCCTGCTGCGTCGGCTCGCCGCCACGGACGCCGGCGTGGACGTCGCTTCCCTCGGGGAGCTGCAGCACGCCCTCGGCGCCGGCTTCACTCCCGACCGGATCACGGCGACGGGGCCGAAGAACCCGGAATTCCTGTGGCTGGCGGCCCGTACGTCGGTCACCGTCAGCCTCGACACCCGAGGCGAACTGGAGCAACTCGCCACGCTGGTACGCAAACACGCGCTGCCCAGGACCCGCATCCTGCTCCGGCTGTCGGGCTTCGAGGCCTCCGGCGTACGGGTGCTGAGCCGGCGCAGCCGATTCGGCACCGACGTGCGCGAGTTGGAGCCGCTGCTGGAGGCCGTCGAGCGGCACGGCGACGTCGTCGAGCTCGTCGGCGTGGCGTACCACCTGGACACGACGAGCCTCACCGAGAAGGCCACGGCGCTGGAGGGCTGTCTGCGCGTGCTGGAGGAGTGCCGGAGCCGCGGGCTCAGGCCCCGTGCCGTGGACGTCGGCGGCGGCTTCGGCATCAACTACCTTGCCGACGGCGGCCAATGGGACCGGTACACCACCGAACTCACCGAAGCCGTCCTGGGCACCCGCCCACCGCTGACCTACGGCGGCCACGGCTATGGCCTCCGCAACGAAGCAGGCACCCTGCGCGGCACGCTCGGCCTGTACCCCGCTCACCGAAAGGTCGCCGGCGCCCGCTACCTCGACGAACTGCTCGCGCACCCGGCCGCGTCCCTCGGCGGCCGCCCCCTGGCCGCGCAGCTCCTCGAGCACCTGTACGACCTGCACAGCGAACCCGGCCGAGCACTGCTCGACCAGTGCGGACTGACCCTGACCAAGGTGCTGGAGGTGCGCGACCCCGAGACGGGCGGCCCCCTGGCCGTGCGGCTGGCCGCGAAGGCCGACGACGTGGCCCTGGAGGAGCACGGGGTGCTCATGGACCCCGTCGTCCTGCCCCGGGACACGACGAACACCGCCGCCGGGGCCGGCACCGACACCCGTACCGAACCCGTCGCCGTGCACCTCTTCGGCAGCCTGTGTCTGGAGTCCGATCTGATCACCCGCCGCACGGTCTTCCTGCCCCGCCGCCCCGAACCGGGCGACCTGCTGGCCTTCGCCAACACGGCCGGCTACTGCATCGACTTCCACGCCACCCGTGCCCAGCACCAGCCCGTCGCGCGCAAGGTCGCCGCCTGGCAGGAGGGCGACGCGTGGCACTGGTGCCTGGACGACCAGTACTGGCCGACCACACCCGTGGGGGGAGCGCAGTGAGGTACGACAGCATCACCGAGGCCATCGGCAACACACCGCTGGTGCGCATCGACCCGGCCGTGCACGGACTGAGGCACATCGACCTGTACGCCAAGCTGGAGTTGCTCAATCCCTTCGGATCGGTGAAGGACAGGGCCGCCTGGAACATGGCGCGTCCGCACCTGGCCGCCGCGGCAGGTGAAGGGGAAGGGGAAGGCGGCCAGGTCGTCGAGCTGTCGAGCGGCAACACCGCCAAGGCCCTGGCCGTCCTCGCGGGCATGCACGGCCTGACCTTCAAGAGCGTCACCAACCGGATGCGCATCCCCGAGATCAAGGACCTGCTCCTGCTGCTGGGCGCGGAGATCGAGGAACTGCCAGGCCAGAGCGAGTGCCTGGACCCGACCGCGACCGACGACCCGCTCACGCTGTTCCACCGCACCCTCTCCGAGCCGGACAGCACGTATCTGCACACCGACCAGTACTTCAACCCGCGCAACACCGAAGCCCACTTCACCGGCACCGGCCCGGAGATCGTCAAGGATCTGGACGGCCGGGCCCCGGACTGGTTCATCGCCTGCGTGGGCACCGCCGGCTCCTCCACGGGCGTCGCCCGCGCCCTGCGCGAGCACGACCCCGCCGTACGGGTCGCCGGCCTGGTCGCGGCCAAGTCCGACTTCATCCCCGGCATCCGCACCATCGACGAGGCGCACGAGGTCGGCCTGTTCGACCCCGGCACCTATGACACGATCGAGGCGGTCGGCGCAGACGAGGCGATCGAGGGCATGCTGACCCTCAACCGCCGCTGCGGCATCCTCGCCGGCCCCACCGGAGGCGCCGCCTACTTCGGGGCCGTACGCCAACTGCGCCCCTCGACGAGGCGTTGGAAGGACGGAACGGCGGGGTATCGACGGAGCGGCAGTCGGCGGTCTTCATCGTCTGCGACCGAGTCGAGAGCTACCTGAGCTACGTCCGGCAGCGGCGCCCCGACCTCTTCGGCCGCCCGCGCCGCAGGAACTCCCCGGCCGACCTCTCGGACGCCGAGGTGCGCACGGCACCGGCCATCGGCGTCGCCGACGCCCAGAAGTGGATCGCCACCGGCGAACCTCTCGTCGTCGACCTGCGCAGCCCCTACGCCTACGCCGCCCTGCACATCGACGGGTCGGTCAACATCGTCGACGAGCTCTTCGAGGAACTCCTCCACGGCGGACTGCCCTTCAGCCGCAGCCGCCCCGTCCTGCTGGCCTGCCCGGTCGGCGAGAAGTCCGCCCGCCACGCCGCCCTGCTGACCCGGATGGGGCACCCGGACGTCCGCAGCCTGACCGGCGGCATCATCGCCTGGCGCGACGCCGGCGCACCCCTCGTACGGGACTGACGCCGATGACCCTGCCCAGGACCGACACCCAAGGGAGCGCCGTCATCGAGGAGTTGGGGGTGTGGCAGCGTGCGCTGCGCGCCCGGTTCCCGATCATCACCGCGCATCCGGAACTGGCCTACCTCGACAGCGCGGCCACCGCCCAGAAACCACAGGACGTGCTCGACACCGTCCACACCTACCTCACCACGACCAACGCCAACGCCGGACGTGGCACCTACCCCTGGGCCAACAGGACCACGGCCCTGGTCGAACAGGCCCGCGACCGGGTGAAGCAGTTCCTGGACGACCCCGCCCCGGAACGCTCGGCCGTGCACTTCACGAGCGGCACCACCGAGGGCCTGCGCACCATCGCCCGTGACTGGCTGCCCCAGCTCCTGACCGACGGGGACGAGATCGTCGTCCCTGTGGCCGACCACGAGGCCAACATCGCGCCCTGGCTTGAGGCTCAGCGGGAACTGGCCCGGCAGGGCGTCCACATCAGCGTGCGGCCGATGCCGTACCAGCGGGCGTCCGGCGACTACGAGCACACCGCGCTCGCGCAACTGGCCGGCCCACGGACCCGGTTCGTCGCCGCGAGTCACGTCCACCACGTGTACGGCGGCAACATGAACGTCCACCGCATCCGGCAAGCGGTCGGCCCGGACGCGGTCATCTGCCTGGACGCCGCCCAGAGCGTCGGTCATCTGCCGGTGTCCGTGGCCGAGCTGGACGTCGACTTCGTCGTCTTCTCCGGGCACAAGGCCTTGGCCCTGCCGGGCACGGGGGCCGTCTGGTCCCGCCGGACACGCGGGCCCCAGTTCACGCCGGGCGGCTGGTCGGGCACCCCCAACACCGTCGGCATCGCGTCCCTCACCAGCGCCCTGGACTGGCTGGACGAGGCCGGCACCGAACGGATCGAGCAGTGGACGGTCGCTCTGGCGGCCCGCCTCACCGACGGCCTGCGCCACCTCGACGCCTACGAGATCCTCGGCTGCCAGAGCAGCATGGCCGCCGATTCGTCCGTGCAGCGGCGCCAGGGCATCGTCACCTTCCGCCACCACGCCATCGACTCCGCGGACCTCGGCTTCATCCTCTACAGCCATGGCTTCATGATCCGCTCCGACCAGCACTGCCAGGGCAGCGCGGGGGAGCGGACCGGCTCGGTGCGGGTGAGTCTGCACGTCTACAACACCGTCGAGGAGGTGGACCGCTTGTTGACCGTCCTTGCCACGCTCGGGTGACGTACCGCCATCAGAGGTAATGGGAACCGTTTCCACCTGTAGGGTCTGCGCAGACGGTGCGGACGGGTGCGGAACGGCGAGGTGCACGACGGGATGGGGCTGAGCCTGGCGACGGCGGAGCGGTGGGTGGAGCGCTGGGAGCGCCAGCAGCAGCGGTACGCCGTCGACCGCGAGGAGCGGTTCACGGTGATCGCCGATGTCGTGGAGCAGGCCGTGACCGGCCACTCGGACCGGCCGCTGGTCGTCGACCTCGGCTGCGGTCCCGGCTCCTTGGCGGCACGGCTGGCCCGGCGGCTGCCGCACGCGGACATCGTGGGCGTGGACATGGACCCGCTGCTGCTGGAGCTGGCCCGCACGCATCACGCGGATGCGGCCCGCTACGTCGACGCGGTGATCGGCGAGGAGGGCTGGACCCATGCCCTGGACCTCGACCGCCCGCTCGACGCGGCCGTGTCGACGACGGCACTGCACTACCTCAGCCCGGACGCCCTGTACCGCACCTACCGGCAACTCGCCGCGCTGCTGCGGCCCGGCGGCGTCCTCGTCAACGGCGACCACTTCCCGCACGACGACACCGCGCTCGCCGGACTCGCGGGGTGCGTCGGACGCCGCCACGCCGAGCGGGGGCACGCTCTGGCGCACGAGGACTGGGACGCCTGGTGGACGTCCGTCGCGGCCGATCCCGAGCTGGCCGACCTCCTCGCCGAACGCCGACGCCGATGCCGACGGCAGCCGGGCGACGGAACCGTCAGCGCGGCTCACCTGTCCGTGGCCGCGCACGAACGGCTGCTGCGGCAGGCGGGGTTCGGCCATGCCGGTGCCGTCTGGCAGTACGGCGACAGTCACGTCGTCGTCGCGGTCCGCTGACCCGAGCTGCCGTCGCGCCATGGTTACCAAGCACAGCTAAAGGATTCATCAGGCATCTTGACAGCGTGCGTACTGTTTCGCGACGTTTGAGCCTCGCCGCAAGGTTCGACTTGGGGGAAATGCGGCGAGGCGCCATTAGGCGCTTCTTTGGGGGATTCTGGGGGGAGCGGTCGCCATGCGGTCCACTAGCGCCATCACGATGCACAGACCCGAGGAACTGAACGAATCGCTGCGCCGGGCGTGGCACCGGGCGATGGACGAGTCGCCCGACTACGCCAACCCGTTCCTGGCGCCGGAGTTCGCGACCGGGGTCGGCAGGTCCCGCGGTGGAGCGCGGGTGGCGGTCCTGCACGAGGACGGGGAGGCCGTCGGCTTCCTGCCCTACGAGCGCAACGCGTACGGCGTCGGCAAGGCCATCGGCCTGGGTCTGTCCGACTGCCAGGCTTTAGTGCACCGGCCGGGCGTCACCTGGGACACCCGGGAACTGCTGCGGGCCTGCAATCTGTCCGTCTTCGAGTTCGACCACCTCGTCGAGGAGCAGAAACCCTTCGCGCCCTACGTCACGGGGACGTTCGCCTCACCCGTGCTCGATCTCAAGCCCGGCGAGGGCAGTTACGCCGACTGGCTGCGCGGCGCGTACCCGGGGCTCGCCAAGACGACGCTGAAGAAGGAGCGGCGCCTCGGGCGGAACGTGGGCGAGGTGCGTTTCGTGTACGACGAGCGCGACCCGCGCGTGCTGCGCACCCTCATGCGGTGGAAGTCCGCCCAGTACCGCAGAACGGGGCGGATGGACCGCTTCTCCAAGCCGTGGATAGTCGACCTGGTCGACCACCTCTTCCAGGTCCGCGAGGAGCACTTCACCGGCATCCTGTCCGTGGTGTACGCCGGGGACCGGCCGGTCGCCGCGCACTTCGGGCCGAGGTCGCGCACGGTGTTCGCAGCGTGGTTCACCGCCTACGACCCCGAGTTCGGCTACTACTCGCCCGGACTGATGATGCATCTGCGGATGGCCGACGCCGCGGGCCGGGACGGTGTGACGGTCATGGACATGGGGCGCGGCGAGAAGGAGTACAAGGACTGGCTGAAGTCCCGTGAGCTGCGGGTGGCCGAAGGGTTCGCGGTGCGCCCGCACCCGATGGCGACGGCACACCGGATGTGGCGCAGACCGGTGCGTGGCCTCAGAAACACGG comes from the Streptomyces sp. NBC_00443 genome and includes:
- a CDS encoding Y4yA family PLP-dependent enzyme gives rise to the protein MGGQPLFLEPRLESRLRSLLNVPGLLHTLTEGLGSPLNVVVPDQLTDNLQQFRSVYGSHHLSGQVYFAHKANRSSALLRRLAATDAGVDVASLGELQHALGAGFTPDRITATGPKNPEFLWLAARTSVTVSLDTRGELEQLATLVRKHALPRTRILLRLSGFEASGVRVLSRRSRFGTDVRELEPLLEAVERHGDVVELVGVAYHLDTTSLTEKATALEGCLRVLEECRSRGLRPRAVDVGGGFGINYLADGGQWDRYTTELTEAVLGTRPPLTYGGHGYGLRNEAGTLRGTLGLYPAHRKVAGARYLDELLAHPAASLGGRPLAAQLLEHLYDLHSEPGRALLDQCGLTLTKVLEVRDPETGGPLAVRLAAKADDVALEEHGVLMDPVVLPRDTTNTAAGAGTDTRTEPVAVHLFGSLCLESDLITRRTVFLPRRPEPGDLLAFANTAGYCIDFHATRAQHQPVARKVAAWQEGDAWHWCLDDQYWPTTPVGGAQ
- a CDS encoding aminotransferase class V-fold PLP-dependent enzyme, with protein sequence MTLPRTDTQGSAVIEELGVWQRALRARFPIITAHPELAYLDSAATAQKPQDVLDTVHTYLTTTNANAGRGTYPWANRTTALVEQARDRVKQFLDDPAPERSAVHFTSGTTEGLRTIARDWLPQLLTDGDEIVVPVADHEANIAPWLEAQRELARQGVHISVRPMPYQRASGDYEHTALAQLAGPRTRFVAASHVHHVYGGNMNVHRIRQAVGPDAVICLDAAQSVGHLPVSVAELDVDFVVFSGHKALALPGTGAVWSRRTRGPQFTPGGWSGTPNTVGIASLTSALDWLDEAGTERIEQWTVALAARLTDGLRHLDAYEILGCQSSMAADSSVQRRQGIVTFRHHAIDSADLGFILYSHGFMIRSDQHCQGSAGERTGSVRVSLHVYNTVEEVDRLLTVLATLG
- a CDS encoding GNAT family N-acetyltransferase, producing MRSTSAITMHRPEELNESLRRAWHRAMDESPDYANPFLAPEFATGVGRSRGGARVAVLHEDGEAVGFLPYERNAYGVGKAIGLGLSDCQALVHRPGVTWDTRELLRACNLSVFEFDHLVEEQKPFAPYVTGTFASPVLDLKPGEGSYADWLRGAYPGLAKTTLKKERRLGRNVGEVRFVYDERDPRVLRTLMRWKSAQYRRTGRMDRFSKPWIVDLVDHLFQVREEHFTGILSVVYAGDRPVAAHFGPRSRTVFAAWFTAYDPEFGYYSPGLMMHLRMADAAGRDGVTVMDMGRGEKEYKDWLKSRELRVAEGFAVRPHPMATAHRMWRRPVRGLRNTVLAHPGLREPADRLLKTVGSLRTSVLTHSPGAGARAR
- a CDS encoding class F sortase, whose product is MAAGCPSSPENDPAPSDTGSATSRRIRRAAAVTFWSVVAALVLVVTLPGAQDGASDGGGAQQALPAVGSHAPGEAESHAPPGARSDSPAHRPVGKHLARSRPVRLLIPKISVDAPFTDLAIGSAGRLNPPPAHNTNLVGWYAKGASPGETGTSIIAGHVDTATSAAVFASLSELQKGDRFQVLRADGRKASFVVDSAETFDKDTFPSERVYRDTARAQVRLITCAGDYDRQVKDYTANLVVFAHLV
- a CDS encoding VOC family protein, producing MASRLNPYITFAGDARQAMEFYKDVFGGTLVLNSYGEFGQKDTPMADKIMHGMLEAPNGFTLMGADTPTDDHRPGNNISVSLSGDDDAELRGYWEKLSDGATVTVPLDKQMWGDVFGMCTDRFGITWMVNIAGQAG
- a CDS encoding class I SAM-dependent methyltransferase encodes the protein MGLSLATAERWVERWERQQQRYAVDREERFTVIADVVEQAVTGHSDRPLVVDLGCGPGSLAARLARRLPHADIVGVDMDPLLLELARTHHADAARYVDAVIGEEGWTHALDLDRPLDAAVSTTALHYLSPDALYRTYRQLAALLRPGGVLVNGDHFPHDDTALAGLAGCVGRRHAERGHALAHEDWDAWWTSVAADPELADLLAERRRRCRRQPGDGTVSAAHLSVAAHERLLRQAGFGHAGAVWQYGDSHVVVAVR
- the htpG gene encoding molecular chaperone HtpG — translated: MPTETFEFQVEARQLLQLMIHSVYSNKDVFLRELVSNASDALDKLRLEKLRDDALDADVSDLHIEIDVDKEARTLTVRDNGIGMSYDEVGKLIGTIANSGTATFLQELKEAKDAAGAEGLIGQFGVGFYSGFMAADEVTLVTRRAGESQGTRWTSRGEATYTLETAADAPQGTSVTLHLKAADPENQLHDYTSPWKIREIVKRYSDFITWPIRMVPEAASPGDGDGEGDAVTAPEPETLNSMKALWARSRGEVSDDEYHELYKHISHDWREPLETIRLQAEGTFEYQALLFVPSHAPHDLFTRDFKRGVQLYVKRVFIMDDCEALLPPYLRFVKGVVDAADLSLNVSREILQQDRHIRMMQRRLTKKVLSTVKEFMTKDAERYATFWREFGTVVKEGLLTDTENRDAILAVSSFATTHADDEPTTLAQYAERMKDGQDDIYYITGESRQSIENSPHMEAFRDKGIEVLLLTDPVDEVWVDAVGEYEGKRLRSVTKGEIDLAAEGDEKAGEEREKQAEDYAALLGWMREQLDEDIKEVRLSARLTVSAACVVSDAHDLTPALENMYRAMGQEVPRTKRILELNPGHPLVKGLNQAYKEREDRTELAESADLLHTLAVLAEGGQPKDPARFVKLVADRLERTL